In the genome of Coleofasciculus sp. FACHB-1120, one region contains:
- a CDS encoding carbon dioxide-concentrating mechanism protein CcmK yields MPIAVGMIETKGFPAIVEAADAMVKAARVTLVGYEKIGSARVTVIVRGDVSEVQASVSAGVDAAKRVNGGEVLSTHIIARPHENLEYVLPIRYTEVVEQFRT; encoded by the coding sequence ATGCCAATTGCGGTTGGAATGATTGAGACAAAAGGCTTTCCAGCGATCGTAGAAGCTGCGGATGCGATGGTTAAAGCGGCTCGGGTTACACTGGTAGGCTATGAAAAAATAGGCAGTGCGCGGGTAACGGTAATTGTTCGGGGGGATGTCTCTGAGGTGCAGGCGTCAGTGTCCGCTGGAGTGGATGCAGCCAAGCGTGTGAATGGCGGAGAGGTTCTTTCCACTCACATCATTGCGCGTCCTCATGAGAACCTGGAGTATGTGCTACCGATTCGGTACACGGAAGTTGTCGAACAGTTCCGGACTTAA
- a CDS encoding BMC domain-containing protein yields the protein MAIAVGMIETLGFPAVVEAADAMVKAARVTLVGYEKIGSGRVTVIVRGDVSEVQASVSAGVDSVKRVNGGQVLSTHIIARPHENLEYVLPIRYTEAVEQFRESVSGIRPFNRP from the coding sequence ATGGCAATTGCAGTTGGAATGATTGAGACACTAGGCTTTCCTGCCGTTGTGGAAGCTGCTGATGCGATGGTAAAAGCTGCCCGCGTCACGCTAGTGGGTTATGAAAAAATCGGCAGCGGTCGCGTTACCGTGATCGTGCGGGGAGATGTCTCGGAAGTACAGGCTTCGGTATCAGCGGGCGTTGATTCCGTGAAGCGAGTGAATGGCGGTCAAGTATTGTCTACTCACATTATTGCGCGTCCCCACGAGAACCTGGAGTACGTTCTGCCCATTCGTTACACAGAAGCTGTTGAACAATTCCGCGAAAGTGTCAGTGGCATTCGTCCTTTCAACAGGCCGTAA
- a CDS encoding EutN/CcmL family microcompartment protein has protein sequence MQIAKVRGTVVSTHKEPSLRGVKLLLLQFIDEEGQLLPQYEVAGDQVGAGIDEWVLVSRGSAARIVDGSEKRPLDAMVVAIIDTVSVNNRLLYSKKEQYR, from the coding sequence ATGCAAATTGCCAAAGTTCGTGGCACGGTTGTTAGTACCCACAAAGAACCTAGCCTTCGGGGCGTTAAGCTGCTGCTGTTGCAATTCATCGATGAAGAGGGGCAGCTTCTACCCCAATATGAGGTAGCTGGCGATCAGGTCGGTGCTGGTATAGATGAGTGGGTTCTGGTAAGCCGTGGGAGTGCTGCCCGGATTGTAGATGGTAGCGAAAAGCGTCCTCTCGATGCGATGGTGGTGGCGATTATTGACACAGTCAGTGTCAATAATCGCCTCCTGTACAGCAAGAAAGAACAATATCGTTAG
- a CDS encoding ribulose bisphosphate carboxylase small subunit, with translation MAARSFAAPPTPWSKSLAEPRIDASAYVHSFSNIIGDVRIGPQVLVAPGTSIRADEGAPFYIGEGTNIQDGVVVHGLEKGRVVGDDNQEYSVWVGKNASLTHLSLIHGPAYIGDNCFIGFRSTVFNARVGKGCIVMMHALIQDVEIPPGKYVPSGAVITNQQQADRLSDVQTQDTEFSRHVVGINEALRAGYLCAGDNACITPIRDELHQPNQGGRDRRPATPASTSASFSGDLAQQVQSLLNQGYKISTEYANERRFRTSSWTSGKAIEARSASDAIAALEAIVAEHPGEYVRLIGIDSKAKRRVLEQIIQRPDGQAPTQAKATKTANTKSNNGNTQPAANTASFQGGDLAQQVQSLLNQGYKISTEYANERRFRTSSWTSGKAIEARSASEAIAALEAIVAEHPGEYVRLIGIDSKAKRRVLEQIIQRPDGAPAPKSANTAPANRSTSAPQIENSSLLNSEAVEEVRNILAQGYKIGTEHADERRFRTSSWHTCSPIETNREAEAIAALEACMASHAGEYVRFFGIDPKAKRRVNKPLLIQQPAKSGSR, from the coding sequence ATGGCAGCCCGCAGCTTTGCGGCTCCCCCGACCCCTTGGTCAAAAAGTTTGGCGGAACCGAGAATTGATGCAAGCGCTTACGTACATTCTTTTTCCAACATTATTGGAGATGTACGGATTGGCCCTCAAGTATTAGTTGCACCGGGAACTTCGATCCGAGCTGATGAAGGAGCGCCATTCTACATCGGTGAAGGCACGAATATCCAAGATGGTGTCGTGGTTCACGGTTTGGAAAAAGGTCGAGTCGTTGGAGATGACAATCAGGAATACTCGGTATGGGTCGGGAAGAATGCTTCCTTAACCCATCTGTCTTTGATTCACGGCCCCGCTTATATTGGGGATAATTGCTTTATTGGCTTCCGCTCTACGGTATTTAACGCCAGGGTGGGCAAAGGCTGTATTGTGATGATGCACGCCTTGATTCAGGATGTAGAGATTCCTCCAGGAAAGTATGTACCTTCGGGAGCGGTGATTACCAATCAGCAGCAAGCTGACCGCTTATCGGATGTGCAAACACAAGATACCGAATTTAGCCGTCATGTCGTTGGGATTAATGAGGCGCTAAGAGCTGGCTATTTGTGTGCTGGAGATAATGCGTGTATTACACCCATTCGGGATGAGTTGCATCAACCCAACCAAGGTGGGCGCGATCGCCGTCCGGCTACACCAGCTTCGACGAGTGCTTCTTTTAGCGGTGACTTGGCACAACAAGTGCAAAGCCTGCTGAATCAAGGGTACAAGATTAGTACCGAATATGCGAACGAACGCCGCTTCCGCACCAGTTCCTGGACGAGCGGAAAAGCAATCGAAGCTCGGTCAGCGTCGGACGCGATCGCAGCGTTAGAAGCGATCGTTGCCGAACACCCAGGGGAATACGTGCGCTTAATTGGCATCGACTCCAAAGCCAAACGGCGGGTGCTAGAGCAAATTATCCAACGTCCCGACGGGCAGGCACCCACACAAGCCAAAGCAACTAAAACTGCTAACACTAAATCTAATAACGGTAACACCCAACCAGCGGCTAACACAGCTAGCTTCCAGGGTGGGGACTTGGCACAACAAGTACAAAGCCTGCTGAATCAAGGGTACAAGATTAGTACCGAATATGCGAACGAACGCCGCTTCCGCACTAGTTCCTGGACGAGTGGGAAAGCAATCGAAGCTCGGTCAGCATCTGAGGCGATCGCAGCGTTAGAAGCGATCGTTGCCGAACACCCAGGGGAATACGTGCGCTTAATTGGCATCGACTCCAAAGCCAAACGGCGGGTGCTAGAGCAAATTATCCAACGTCCCGACGGCGCACCGGCTCCTAAGAGTGCTAACACTGCCCCAGCGAATCGTTCCACCAGCGCCCCGCAAATTGAAAACAGTTCTCTGTTAAATTCAGAAGCGGTTGAGGAGGTACGAAATATATTGGCTCAAGGCTACAAGATTGGCACGGAACACGCCGATGAGCGCCGCTTCCGCACCAGTTCTTGGCACACTTGCTCTCCGATTGAAACAAATCGGGAAGCAGAAGCGATCGCAGCCTTGGAAGCTTGCATGGCTAGCCATGCCGGAGAGTACGTGCGCTTCTTTGGAATTGACCCCAAAGCCAAGCGTCGCGTCAACAAACCGTTGCTGATTCAACAGCCAGCTAAGAGCGGTAGCCGCTAG